The Longimicrobiales bacterium genome contains a region encoding:
- a CDS encoding PAS domain S-box protein, which produces MTTEEGDPRQAGLLRVLILSLLAAAIPVAGAFLFPATLQDYEALTWLVLLVPAFLWADARGWRGIATALALGMAAVTVTYVLTQLIGSTVPDLLLPVIVAYVAITLGIGLFGARVARGGFDAAADMRALNDEATGLPNRTQADLHLELEFAAAQKGRPLTIVLFDIDDLAQYNARHGRTAGDAVLRGFASLVRQHTRRMDLGARHGDDEFISVLGGCVTEGAVIFTTRLLERMRAAESTHAVPTVSAGIASFDPEMTAPADLLHAAEAALQLAKREGGDRFRVHAAPTTAGVDVGEDPTSANGGSSASSGTPSALTAPGATPDADPAETPRTADVLPPIHLDASTKKASAGRGRTAFLLTADPNARTRLTTFLREQGFQLIEGTALLDAFATLRNDFDLVFVDVAPRAPAVADLVREIRTHSPTTRVIGIPRTDRGALAPETLNIRVDAHYIPTTDVTALQRQTVELLAERDALQASLLRHRQLSDEIRAKDRESRAAIEASEARYRSVVDTIQEVIFTTDGNGALTFLNPAWTAVTGYGVDECMGRSVYQFMHPDDRDALLAQLAVALETGDAQLRHEGRWTARDGETRWIEMRLQLDVGAAGLLGTSGVLADATERRLAEDALRESEEYFRSLIENSSDMMAVMNRDGTVRYVSPAVGRVLGTPPSEWIGTNVFTTGSQEHDARQREVFEEVVAAPGSTRTTQARARHADGELRHLEITWRNLLQVPGVEGVVVNARDVTERHESERALRQSEELLLRAQKMEAIGRLAGGVAHDFNNLLTAIQGHADLLLSDLRENDAIRPDLQEIRDAADRATSLTRQLLAFSRRQVLQPRVIEANSVVSHMERMLRRLIGENILLTTELSDEAGCVRADPTQIEQVLLNLVVNARDAMPDGGRVMITSARRTFGRSHRLPAELAAGEYVVLTVQDTGGGMPSSVAARAFEPFFTTKPAGQGTGLGLSTAYGIVKQSGGHVWLNSTPGTGTEVTVLLPRVDEEADVAAPHVLPASTDHRGSETILLVEDEKSVRDLARRILERRGYNVIAASDGGEAIELVEREEQPIHLLLTDVIMPGLNGQDVALRVRALRPDIRVLFMSGYNEEAVLRHGVLAAGAAFIEKPFSPPVLLERVRGILSEANQPEANQPEANQPDAAPTLQNGPAAHSGELGGNPVRRLDADIA; this is translated from the coding sequence ATGACGACGGAAGAAGGCGATCCGCGGCAGGCGGGCCTCCTGCGCGTGCTCATACTGTCGCTGCTGGCCGCTGCGATACCCGTCGCGGGCGCGTTCCTCTTCCCTGCCACTCTGCAGGACTACGAGGCGCTTACGTGGCTGGTGCTGCTGGTGCCGGCGTTCCTGTGGGCGGACGCGCGGGGCTGGCGCGGGATCGCGACGGCGCTGGCGCTGGGCATGGCAGCCGTGACAGTGACGTACGTGCTCACGCAGCTGATCGGGAGCACCGTGCCCGACCTGCTGCTGCCGGTCATCGTTGCGTACGTTGCGATCACGCTGGGAATCGGTCTGTTCGGTGCGCGCGTGGCGCGGGGCGGATTCGATGCAGCGGCGGACATGCGTGCGCTTAACGACGAGGCGACGGGCCTGCCCAACCGCACGCAGGCGGATCTGCATCTCGAGCTGGAGTTCGCGGCGGCGCAGAAGGGCCGGCCGCTCACGATCGTTCTCTTCGACATCGACGATCTCGCGCAGTACAACGCGCGCCATGGGCGCACGGCGGGCGACGCCGTGCTGCGGGGGTTTGCGTCGCTGGTGCGGCAGCACACGCGGCGCATGGACCTGGGTGCACGTCACGGCGACGATGAGTTCATATCGGTGCTGGGCGGCTGCGTCACCGAGGGTGCGGTGATCTTCACGACGCGCCTGCTGGAGCGGATGCGTGCCGCGGAATCGACGCACGCCGTGCCGACAGTCAGTGCGGGTATCGCGTCGTTCGACCCGGAGATGACGGCGCCCGCGGACCTGCTGCATGCCGCGGAGGCGGCGCTGCAGCTGGCGAAGCGGGAGGGCGGCGATCGGTTCCGCGTACATGCGGCCCCGACCACGGCAGGCGTTGATGTCGGGGAGGACCCCACGTCCGCGAACGGAGGCTCGTCTGCATCGAGCGGAACGCCATCGGCCCTGACGGCGCCGGGCGCAACTCCGGACGCTGATCCGGCCGAGACACCCCGCACCGCGGATGTGCTGCCGCCCATCCACCTCGATGCCAGCACGAAGAAGGCGTCGGCGGGTCGCGGTCGAACCGCCTTTCTGCTGACGGCGGACCCGAACGCGCGTACGCGTCTCACAACGTTCCTGCGCGAACAGGGATTCCAGCTGATCGAGGGCACGGCGCTGCTGGATGCGTTTGCAACGCTGCGGAACGATTTCGATCTCGTGTTCGTGGATGTCGCGCCGCGCGCGCCGGCGGTTGCGGACCTGGTGCGGGAGATCCGCACGCACTCGCCTACGACCCGGGTGATCGGGATTCCGCGGACCGATCGCGGCGCGCTGGCACCGGAGACACTCAACATCCGCGTGGATGCGCATTACATCCCGACGACGGATGTCACTGCACTCCAGCGGCAGACGGTGGAGCTGCTGGCGGAGCGCGACGCACTCCAGGCATCACTGCTCCGGCATCGTCAGCTGTCGGATGAGATCCGAGCGAAGGATCGGGAGAGCCGCGCCGCAATCGAGGCGAGTGAGGCGCGCTACCGGTCGGTCGTGGACACGATCCAGGAAGTGATCTTCACGACCGACGGCAACGGCGCGCTGACGTTTCTGAACCCGGCGTGGACGGCCGTTACCGGGTACGGCGTGGATGAGTGCATGGGCCGGTCGGTCTATCAGTTCATGCATCCGGATGACCGGGACGCACTGCTCGCCCAGCTCGCGGTCGCACTCGAGACGGGCGATGCACAACTGCGGCACGAGGGGCGCTGGACCGCGCGTGATGGTGAGACGCGGTGGATCGAGATGCGCCTCCAGCTGGACGTCGGCGCAGCCGGCCTGCTCGGTACGTCGGGAGTGCTCGCCGATGCGACGGAACGGCGGCTCGCGGAGGACGCTCTGCGCGAGAGCGAGGAATATTTCCGGTCGCTGATCGAGAACTCGAGCGACATGATGGCAGTGATGAACCGCGACGGCACGGTGCGTTACGTGAGCCCCGCGGTCGGCCGGGTGCTCGGCACGCCGCCATCGGAGTGGATCGGCACGAACGTGTTCACAACCGGCAGCCAGGAGCACGACGCCAGGCAGCGCGAGGTCTTCGAGGAGGTCGTGGCGGCGCCGGGATCGACCCGGACGACACAGGCGCGCGCGCGCCACGCGGACGGGGAGCTGCGCCACCTCGAGATCACCTGGCGCAACCTGCTCCAGGTACCGGGTGTGGAGGGGGTCGTTGTGAACGCCCGCGACGTGACGGAGCGGCACGAGTCCGAGCGGGCACTCCGACAGAGCGAGGAGCTGCTGCTGCGCGCGCAGAAGATGGAAGCGATCGGCAGACTCGCGGGCGGTGTCGCGCACGACTTCAACAACCTGCTCACGGCCATACAGGGTCACGCCGATCTGCTGCTCAGCGACCTGCGCGAGAACGACGCGATCCGGCCCGATCTCCAGGAGATCCGGGACGCCGCCGATCGCGCGACATCGCTCACCCGGCAGCTGCTGGCGTTCAGCCGCCGCCAGGTGCTCCAGCCGCGCGTCATCGAGGCCAATTCCGTAGTGAGTCACATGGAGCGGATGCTGCGCCGGTTGATCGGCGAGAACATCCTGCTCACGACCGAGCTCAGCGACGAGGCCGGCTGCGTGCGCGCTGACCCGACACAGATCGAGCAGGTGCTGCTGAACCTGGTGGTCAACGCACGCGATGCCATGCCGGATGGCGGCCGCGTGATGATCACCTCCGCCCGGCGCACGTTCGGGCGCAGCCACAGGCTGCCCGCGGAGCTCGCGGCCGGCGAGTACGTCGTGCTCACCGTGCAGGACACCGGCGGCGGCATGCCCTCATCCGTCGCCGCGCGCGCGTTCGAGCCGTTCTTCACAACGAAGCCCGCCGGCCAGGGCACGGGACTCGGACTCTCCACCGCCTACGGCATCGTGAAGCAGAGCGGCGGACACGTGTGGCTGAACAGCACACCCGGCACCGGCACCGAAGTCACGGTACTGCTGCCGCGCGTGGATGAGGAAGCGGACGTCGCCGCGCCGCACGTGCTGCCTGCCAGCACCGACCATCGGGGGAGCGAAACGATCCTGCTCGTCGAAGACGAGAAGAGCGTGCGCGACCTCGCCCGCCGCATCCTGGAGCGGCGCGGCTACAACGTTATCGCGGCCAGCGACGGAGGCGAAGCGATCGAGCTGGTGGAGCGCGAAGAGCAGCCGATCCATCTGCTGCTCACCGACGTGATCATGCCCGGCCTCAACGGCCAGGACGTCGCGCTGCGCGTGCGTGCGCTGCGCCCCGACATCCGCGTGCTCTTCATGTCCGGGTACAATGAGGAAGCCGTGCTCCGCCACGGCGTGCTCGCGGCGGGCGCGGCGTTCATTGAGAAGCCCTTCTCGCCGCCGGTGCTGCTGGAGCGAGTGCGCGGCATTCTGTCGGAGGCGAACCAGCCGGAGGCCAACCAGCCGGAGGCGAACCAGCCGGACGCGGCACCCACTCTGCAGAATGGCCCGGCCGCGCATTCCGGCGAGCTCGGTGGCAATCCGGTTCGGAGGCTGGACGCAGATATCGCCTAG
- a CDS encoding YceI family protein — MTTYASDTATDTTQTWRLDADHTQVWFSVRHMMFATVKGQFPGVSGTLTFGEADPSQTAIEVRIDAATVDTRNEQRDGHLRSGDFFDVENHPHLTFVSRRVEALGGAKYRITGDLTIRGTTREVVLEAEETGRGTDPWGQEKLGFTASTAIDRKDFGLTWNQALEAGGVLVSDEVRISIDGQAVRA; from the coding sequence ATGACTACGTACGCCAGCGACACCGCGACCGACACCACGCAGACGTGGCGCCTCGACGCAGACCACACACAGGTATGGTTCTCCGTGCGCCACATGATGTTCGCGACCGTGAAAGGCCAGTTTCCCGGCGTTTCCGGAACGTTGACGTTCGGTGAGGCGGATCCGTCGCAGACAGCGATCGAGGTCCGGATCGACGCCGCCACCGTGGATACGCGCAACGAGCAGCGGGATGGGCACCTGCGCTCCGGCGACTTCTTCGACGTGGAGAACCACCCCCACCTGACGTTCGTGAGCCGGCGGGTGGAGGCGCTCGGTGGCGCCAAGTATCGGATCACCGGGGACCTGACGATCCGCGGCACGACGCGCGAGGTGGTGCTCGAGGCGGAGGAGACCGGTCGCGGCACCGATCCGTGGGGTCAGGAGAAGCTGGGCTTCACCGCCTCGACGGCCATCGACCGGAAGGACTTCGGTCTGACCTGGAACCAGGCGCTCGAGGCCGGCGGCGTGCTGGTATCGGACGAGGTCAGGATCAGCATCGACGGTCAGGCCGTCCGCGCCTGA
- a CDS encoding PadR family transcriptional regulator, whose protein sequence is MHQPAPLSPQVFHILLALADAPAHGYAIMQAVEQETAGAMRLGPGTLYGAIRRLRADGLIAEIDDDGDASRRAYRLTGEGRSALRREARRLSELVESARARRLLPGRP, encoded by the coding sequence ATGCACCAGCCAGCACCGCTCAGCCCCCAGGTTTTTCATATCCTGCTCGCCCTCGCCGACGCCCCCGCGCACGGCTACGCGATCATGCAGGCGGTCGAGCAGGAGACCGCCGGCGCGATGCGGCTCGGTCCCGGCACGCTGTACGGTGCGATCCGGCGGTTGCGTGCGGACGGGCTCATCGCTGAGATCGACGACGATGGCGATGCGTCGCGGCGCGCGTACCGGTTGACGGGCGAGGGAAGGAGCGCGCTGAGGCGCGAGGCGCGGCGGCTGTCAGAGCTCGTGGAGTCGGCGCGTGCGCGTCGCCTGCTGCCGGGGCGGCCGTGA
- a CDS encoding RidA family protein: MRQRVETAAPWAATVGYSRAVRVNDTVHVAGTASVADDGTIAHPGDAFLQARRCLEIIVAALREVGARPDHVVRTRMYVRSRSDWEAVGRAHGEVFREISPATTMVFTDFIDPDMLVEIEADAIVTE; encoded by the coding sequence ATGAGACAGAGGGTGGAGACGGCGGCGCCGTGGGCGGCGACCGTGGGATATTCGCGAGCGGTGCGCGTGAACGACACCGTGCACGTCGCCGGGACGGCATCGGTAGCCGACGACGGCACCATCGCGCATCCCGGCGATGCCTTCCTTCAGGCGCGGCGCTGCCTGGAGATCATCGTCGCTGCGCTACGCGAGGTGGGTGCCCGTCCGGATCATGTTGTTCGCACACGGATGTACGTGCGCTCGCGATCCGACTGGGAAGCCGTGGGTCGCGCGCACGGCGAGGTTTTCCGGGAGATAAGCCCTGCGACGACCATGGTGTTCACGGACTTCATTGACCCGGACATGCTTGTCGAAATCGAAGCGGATGCAATCGTGACCGAATGA